A section of the Ciona intestinalis chromosome 4, KH, whole genome shotgun sequence genome encodes:
- the LOC100175046 gene encoding uncharacterized protein LOC100175046, with protein sequence MRRRRISSTNLQSAVDVDDYRRKPAVRCGNLVKLGNNVFRLQDLPEDSWLCRSLEIIGLFVVVLLVYVTYFHYESLHFHVAKGYGHLGYAPAQHVVGQRYLTGRGAPKNETEAMKWFKYAADQGHAEASFNLAVGHIHGIKTGLRPGQPTRLLYHARKNGVEEAEHALSLCARRGCDM encoded by the exons ATGAGACGGCGGCGCATTTCCAGCACAAATTTGCAAAGCGCAGTTGACGTTGACGACTACAGGCGAAAGCCTGCTGTCAGGTGCGGAAACCTGGTAAAACTCGGAAACAATGTATTTAGATTGCAAGATTTACCCGAAGACAGCTGGCTGTGCCGTTCTTTAGAG ATTATCGGATTGTTTGTCGTCGTTCTGCTTGTCTACGTCACGTATTTTCACTACGAGTCGCTTCACTTTCACGTTGCGAAGGGTTACGGTCACCTCGGCTACGCCCCTGCCCAGCATGTAGTCGGACAGCGATACTTGACCGGGCGAGGCGCCCCAAAGAATGAGACCGAAGCTATGAAGTGGTTCAA aTATGCCGCCGACCAAGGCCACGCAGAAGCGTCATTCAACCTCGCTGTTGGACACATACACGGAATAAAGACTGGGCTACGACCAGG ACAACCAACTAGATTGCTTTACCATGCCAGGAAAAATGGAGTGGAAGAAGCAGAACATGCTTTATCACTTTGTGCGAGAAGAGGATGCGATATGTGA
- the LOC100184381 gene encoding uncharacterized protein LOC100184381 has translation MSKPLVLCSYLDRSAGRWNGVTDFFVNIFEKRFKIIWMDDFEQDVAKYAKDVVAIASFIKRPPVTEELIKKLPNLKIVANIGVGYNHLDVPMIRSFGVKVSNTPLVLDDATSDLGMALLLNAGRQLHSNITLLRSPETTQIDTNYMTNDVSGTTIGILGMGRIGYKVAQRAKAFNMKILYHNRSRRDEGEEANIGAQYYSNLNEMLPHCDYVMVTLPLTAETQKIMGSAQFKLMKSTAILVNISRGGTVDQDALVHALTHGEIQFAALDVTEPEPLPRDHKLLSLENVIITPHMGSGTLNTRIAMAQKAFDNVVAAVDGTALPSEVFK, from the exons atgagcaAACCACTGGTGTTATGTTCATACCTTGATCGTTCTGCTGGGAGATGGAATGGTGTTACCGATTTCTTTGTTAACATTTTCGAGAAGAGATTTAAGATTATCTGGATGGATGACTTTGAACAGGATGTTGCAAAATATGCTAAAGATGTGGTTGCAATTGCATCTTTTATTAAGAGGCCACCT GTCACCGAAGAACTGATTAAAAAACTtcccaatttaaaaattgttgccAACATTGGAGTTGGGTATAATCATCTGGATGTGCCAATGATTCGCTCATTTGGTGTGAAGGTTTCAAACACACCACTTGTTCTTGATGATGCAACATCAGACCTTGGCATGGCTCTATTGCTGAATGCAGGACGGCAGCTTCATTCAA ATATTACTCTTTTGCGATCTCCTGAAACAACTCAAATTGATACAAACTATATGACAAATGATGTGAGTGGTACCACCATTGGTATCCTTGGAATGGGAAGGATTGGATACAAAGTTGCACAGCGAGCAAAAGCCTTTAATATGAAGATTCTTTACCACAACAGAAGCAGAAG agACGAGGGGGAAGAAGCCAACATTGGAGCTCAGTACTACAGCAACCTCAATGAAATGCTGCCACACTGTGATTATGTTATGGTCACATTGCCTTTGACAGCAGAAACCCAAAAAATAATGGGATCTGCTCAGTTTAAGTTGATGAAGTCTACGGCTATACTTGTCAATATTTCTAGAG GTGGTACCGTGGACCAAGATGCGCTCGTACACGCGCTGACACACGGAGAAATTCAGTTTGCTGCGCTTGACGTCACGGAGCCAGAACCTCTCCCACGTGACCACAAGCTGCTGAGCCTCGAAAACGTAATCATTACACCACACATGGGAAGTGGTACGCTAAATACAAGAATAGCCATGGCGCAAAAAGCATTCGACAACGTTGTTGCTGCAGTTGATGGTACAGCACTACCATCCGAAGTATTCAAATAA
- the LOC494383 gene encoding uncharacterized protein LOC494383 yields the protein MLMLMAAARNLYQDISMGMSPTTTSFPHDSRYRDISESVLGIVGMGRIGYKIAERAKAFDMDILYHNRNQRSSIVEEAVGAQYYKTLNQMLPLCDHVIITVPLNSGTYRMIGAKQFRLMKPTCVFVNIARGGIVDHDALTEALETKKIYYAALDVTDPEPLPRNHPLLQLNNCIITPHNASATFRVRSKMLQKAIDNILAAINDEPLPSGVEF from the exons ATGCTGATGCTCATGGCTGCTGCAAGAAACTTATACCAAG ATATAAGTATGGGTATGAGTCCAACCACAACCAGCTTCCCACATGATTCAAGATACCGTGATATAAGTGAAAGTGTGCTTGGTATTGTGGGTATGGGTCGCATTGGTTACAAAATAGCAGAGCGAGCAAAGGCTTTTGATATGGACATTCTTTATCATAACAGAAACCAGAG GTCTAGCATTGTAGAGGAAGCTGTTGGTGCTCAGTATTATAAGACGTTAAACCAAATGCTTCCGCTCTGCGACCATGTAATAATAACAGTTCCACTGAACTCAGGAACTTACAGAATGATTGGTGCAAAGCAGTTCAGATTGATGAAGCCTACCTGTGTGTTTGTCAACATAGCAAGAG GTGGCATTGTTGACCATGATGCACTGACTGAGGCTTTGgaaacaaaaaagatttattaCGCTGCTTTAGATGTAACTGACCCTGAGCCACTGCCTCGAAACCACCCTTTGCTTCAGCTTAACAACTGCATTATAACTCCTCATAATGCATCTGCTACATTTCGTGTTCGTTCTAAAATGCTACAGAAAGCAATAGACAACATCCTTGCTGCTATCAATGATGAACCCTTGCCTTCTGGCGtagagttttaa
- the LOC100182010 gene encoding triokinase/FMN cyclase: MSRTNRLLINNAETCVDEMLQSIAWQNPGQRLLKGHRVIIREDAADFCSSGHVSTICGGGSGHEPFSAGFVGRGMLTAAVAGSVFASPPPNDILAAINAVASPAGTLLIVANYTGDRLNFGIALERAKAAGKKVNMVVVGEDCALESQDKTAGRRGLVGIVIVMKLAGALAEQGRSLDEITQACTHLSKAMGTIGVSLSGCSIPGTGSSFKLDETEMELGLGAHGEAGVKRMKILPANETVEVMIDHMMNPSHASHITIDNGQKIALTMNNLGGLSEIEMFVLGRRAIEYLESKGLSVVRCYNGHFMTSLDMAGFNLNICKVNDETLKCLDADTNAPGWPRVCVSKNTGFNRRNNDPVVPLNDKSLEAVGESVNFPDKNKLQVGHALIEAITLACQSLISNEAFLNDLDTSAGDGDCGSTLKRGANEVLNRSRSWKCENVEQVLLQMAGCAEKSMGGASGGLYSLFFTAASHRAQAYTVESWNDCLAVGIAAISKYGGAEPGDRTMLDALVATRNSLETSISENASIKTAAQNAAKVARQAAEATATMKAKAGRASCVAAKLLTQPDPGAMAVAIWVEALAKTL, encoded by the coding sequence ATGTCTCGTACGAACCGATTATTAATAAACAATGCTGAAACTTGTGTGGATGAAATGCTGCAGAGCATTGCTTGGCAGAATCCCGGTCAAAGGCTGCTCAAGGGGCACAGGGTAATAATACGTGAAGATGCTGCTGATTTTTGTAGCTCTGGTCACGTTTCTACTATTTGTGGTGGTGGTTCTGGCCATGAACCATTTAGTGCTGGATTTGTTGGCCGTGGTATGCTTACTGCAGCAGTGGCAGGCTCTGTGTTTGCTTCCCCTCCACCCAATGATATTCTTGCTGCAATTAATGCTGTTGCTTCACCAGCCGGTACTCTTCTAATAGTGGCCAACTACACGGGCGATAGGCTGAATTTTGGCATTGCTTTGGAAAGGGCTAAGGCAGCTGGAAAAAAGGTTAATATGGTGGTTGTTGGTGAGGACTGTGCACTTGAAAGCCAAGACAAAACTGCTGGAAGACGTGGCCTTGTAGGGATAGTGATCGTTATGAAACTTGCAGGTGCACTTGCTGAACAGGGAAGGTCCTTGGATGAAATTACGCAGGCGTGCACACATCTATCTAAAGCCATGGGTACAATTGGTGTCAGTTTGTCCGGCTGTTCAATACCTGGCACTGGCAGCTCATTTAAATTGGATGAAACAGAAATGGAGCTTGGTCTTGGTGCTCATGGAGAGGCTGGAGTCAAAAGAATGAAAATTCTTCCTGCAAATGAAACCGTGGAAGTTATGATTGACCATATGATGAACCCATCCCATGCCAGTCATATTACAATAGATAATGGTCAGAAAATTGCACTTACTATGAATAATCTTGGTGGTTTATCGGAGATTGAAATGTTTGTGTTGGGTAGGAGAGCTATTGAATATTTAGAGAGTAAAGGACTGTCTGTTGTTCGATGTTACAATGGTCATTTTATGACTTCACTTGATATGGCTGGattcaatttaaacatttgcaAAGTGAATGACGAGACTTTAAAATGCCTGGATGCTGATACAAATGCACCAGGCTGGCCACGAGTGTGTGTGTCGAAGAACACCGGGTTTAATAGGAGAAATAATGATCCAGTTGTGCCTTTGAATGATAAGTCTTTGGAAGCGGTTGGGGAGAGTGTAAATTTTcctgataaaaataaactacaagTTGGTCATGCATTAATAGAGGCAATTACTCTGGCATGTCAATCACTCATCTCAAATGAAGCATTTCTGAATGACTTGGATACCTCTGCTGGTGATGGTGATTGTGGGTCCACCCTAAAACGTGGTGCAAATGAGGTTTTAAACCGCTCCCGTTCGTGGAAATGTGAAAATGTTGAGCAAGTGCTGTTACAAATGGCAGGCTGTGCCGAAAAATCTATGGGTGGTGCGTCTGGTGGCCtttatagtttgttttttacagcAGCTTCACACAGGGCCCAAGCATATACAGTTGAATCATGGAATGACTGCTTGGCAGTCGGCATTGCAGCAATATCTAAATATGGGGGTGCAGAGCCTGGAGATAGGACTATGCTTGATGCTTTGGTTGCTACTAGAAATTCGTTGGAAACGAGTATATCTGAGAATGCTTCTATCAAAACAGCTGCTCAAAATGCAGCCAAAGTAGCACGGCAGGCAGCTGAAGCTACAGCCACAATGAAGGCAAAAGCTGGCCGTGCAAGTTGTGTTGCTGCCAAGTTACTTACCCAGCCCGATCCTGGTGCAATGGCTGTTGCAATTTGGGTTGAAGCGTTagcaaaaactttataa